One Arachis hypogaea cultivar Tifrunner chromosome 2, arahy.Tifrunner.gnm2.J5K5, whole genome shotgun sequence genomic window, tatgcctttttcatacaaacctcactgtttgtctttttccatgagactcaagacatgacaaaattaaacagaaaaatactaaacagaatacaatgaaggagaagaaaatctgtaagcttaggtagctatgagacttttgtgccttgcactctcaaactttCTTCCTTTATCAAACCgtgactgttcaccccttttatagagaggagaagccttcacagttaaaaccaaaaccaagcttaacttcttttccttcacaACAAAATCGGTTcggccacagagagagaagaggtaactcatgcaaaacccaacatgtaAATACCTCAagttcttccttggtcatcactcttcatcaatccgagcgctctatccttggcttgctctccaagatggatttctggtccttgatgcttcatgatgatgatggcttcatctgctcaatctctgcctcttccatcacttcgccactctagctatttcctgtggtggttgagcagaatcagagacaagccatacCTCCAAGAATCTCTTCCATGCTAGCCAAATCTCCTTCTaccatttttggtatgaagaagccaagatctcatcacaaaatcttactacaagtgataagaatctcagccactacattttttatgttttcttgccatcattgagaTGTCTTGTAGCTTGCCTTCTCTTCTTTTTGATAGCTCACTAATGCTTCCACGTTTCCTGATGGAAATGaccgagagagagaaagaagaaagagtaaagaaagagaaaggaaaagcaaAGCTATGAGTGATATCAAGATAAATTAAATTAGGTGCaacttttcatgttttgtgtGGCAACGTGTAGACTTCcatcaatgccatcaaatcacttttgctttttctctttcatgtttCCAAGACATTAAACACAATTgaataaatttgaaatccattCCTTAGTGGAAGATGGGTGTCTGTGGAAACATGCAGCTATATAACAAAAATTGGATTTCACCATGATGATAAAAGAATAGCTTAACCATTGGGCcccatttcctttttaattttggaCCAACCTATTTGGTCTTGCACCAACAATTGATTTGGGCTTACACCATTAAATCTGACCCAACTATCACAATAAAAAATTCAGCCACatatttttagatatatttttgcaCAAGGCTGAATTTTATTTCTCCATTGGGCTTGCTATTTTTTTCTTGGCCCAACacaaaatctgcacaacaaaattattaattaagcaagtatgaattaagatcaaattaataattttataattaattatttttaataatgtttgttcatcatcaaattaaattagagttttccaaactcatcacaaTCCATTGCTTAGatctattttctatatttttaattttagtttttttttgtatttaaaacttttaaaaggaaatttaaaagatataaacgAAAGTAGATAAAAATTCTCAAAGCATAAATAATAATATGTATCGAAAGTTATTAACAAGTCAATTAGAAGCTACATAGAGTGGACTAATTTTTATCTTCTTAATTGATGATAGCAATGTCGGAAATGACTATGGATTAGTAACTCTGTATTCACTAGTAGTTCCACCTTATTATGTTGaactttttgtttaaaaaaaatataggtaaatCAAAAAAagggatcaaattcatttttaaataaaaaaagaaaattagtaGGAAAAACAAGGAGCAAGAAGAAAGAAGTGAATTAAGTAATTTTTATGGGTTCAAAAAATACTGTCTCTTACATAGAAAGTGGAGGATAATTATCCATGGTAGTTTGATCTCACTTGGCCACCGTGCACTATAAACCATAGCATATACTTTCTAGAAGCTTGTAGCCACTATATATATAGTTTATCAACggatcaaattttcataattaaaaCAACGGAAGACTCAAGTTATGGAGTTCCAACTAAATCAATTCACAAATTCCACCAAAGACATGCAACTTTTTGTGTCATGTTTAAAAATTATAACCTAACAATGCGAGTGCAAACTTACAACAATGCGTTGATTAGaaattagtatatatattttgaacaattttaaattacaaaatcaGAGTTAAACTTCTAGTATGATGGTTTTATCCGGGAAATAAACTAATCACATGCTACAATAATTGCAAAAATTATTCAAATCTGCAATAAATTAGTCTTTGATCTACCAAGTTAAGAATTTTGTAAGAAACCAAAACATTGTAATAATTATTTGTAAAATTTTATGTTATTAGCTAAAGTTATGAAAAGTTGATATACAGTGATTAAAACACATGAATTGAAATATTCAAAGTTGATTAATCAAGTAGTAGTTAAAAATTGAATTAAGTATTATATTAGTTGAGATATAAGATGAGTGAACATTAGTGGATGcgatgatatgatatgatatgttatgattacacacacacacaataaGGAAGTGGTTTAATTAGTTCAAATAATATGAAGGTTTCTCCAACCACATTGATTATTAGTGTGAAAAGCATATCATAATAAGATTAATGAACGTGTGAAATGCAATTTCAGTggacagacaagtcaataaatGCATCactaaaatgaaaaagtaatattAAAATAAACTCCACAAGACTAATTTTGGCGCGCAAGTTTCTGAGAACGTTCATTGGAGTTGCACTATAAATGAAGCTAAGATTGGTGTTAGCTTTCAAGTTGCAGTACCAAACACCAAAACATTCTCATAAAGCAATGAATATTCAACCAATCTTATTGCTATTGGTGATATCAATGGTTTCCTGTGATGATGAGAGGTCCTTGTTGCTGCAATTTAAGAATAGTCTCACGTTCGACCCTGATTATTCCACCAAGTTGAAGACATGGAATCCAAGTATTGAATGCTGTGATTGGAGTGGTGTAACCTGCAATGATGAGGCTCGTGTTATTGCTCTTGATTTGATTGAGGAAAACATCCAAGGTGCATTAGACAATTCAAGCAGCCTTTTCAGTCTCCAACATCTTCAGAGTTTGAATTTGGCTTCCAATGACTTCAATTCTTCCATTCCATCCAAATTCAACAAATTGCAGACCTTAACTTACTTGAACTTGTCAGGTGCTGGCTTTGTGGGACAAGTTCCAACAGAAATTTCTCAACTTACAAGGTTGGTTACTCTTGATCTCTCATTTTATGGCATATCTTTAGACTCACCACTTGTGGTTcaagattttggaaagcttgttcAAAACCTCACCAATATTAGAAAATTATATCTGGATGGGGTATCAATATCAGGTGAAGGACATGAATGGTACAATGCTTTGCTGCTGCTGCCTAGCCTCGAAGAATTGAGCATGTCAGACTGTGGGTTGATGGGAACATTTCCTCCAGAAATCTTTCAGATTACAACTTTGTCATATATTGACATCTCAGTAAATCAAGACCTCCATGGTTCCTTTTTGGACTTTCCACTCAATGGATCTCTTCATACCATAATAGTAGGTCATACAAAATTTTCTGGAACACTTCCTCTTTCTATGGGTAACATGGTGAATTTATCAATATTATATCTTTATAATTGCCACTTCAGTGGAACACTTCCCATCTCATTTTCAAAACTCACAGAGCTCAAGGAAATGGATTTATCAAACAACAACTTTGTTGGTCCAATTTCATCATCTGCTCTTTTTGAAGGAATGCAAAGTCTTTCCAGTATTGACTTGAGTTACAATTCCATTAGTGGCACCATCCCTTCATCTCTTTTCATGATCCCATCATTGCAATATGTTGACCTTTCCAACAATCAATTTAGTAAATTGGAAGAGTTCATAGATGTGTTTACCTCTAAACTAGAGTACCTTGATTTAAGTTGCAATAATCTATCAGGGTCTATACCACCACCTATCTTCCAGCTTAGAGGGCTTGCTTCTCTCAATTTAAGCAATAATAAATTGTCAGGGCCAATACCTCCATCTATCATCCAACATAGTGGACTTAATGAGCTTGATCTTTCCTCAAACAAGTTCAGTGGGGCAATGCAGATAGATGCACTTGTTCAACTAAAAAACTTAAATGATTTAGACCTTTCATTCAACAAGATAGATGATGTGAATTTCACAGATGTTGCACTTTCCACCTTTCCACAGCTACGCAGTCTAAACTTGGCATCCTGCAACTTGAAAACTTTCCCCGGTTTCTTGAGGTACCAATCTGGTTTAAATGAGCTGGACCTCTCATATAACCAGATTCAAGGAACAGTACCCAACTGGATTTGGAGACTAGATAGTCTTGGCTATCTTGATGTCTCTCAcaattttctaactaattttgaaggGCCATTGCAGAACCTTACTCAAAATTTGGACACCATCTTCCTTCAATTCAATCAACTGCAAGGGCCATTCCCAGGTTTTCTCCATTATGCTGCTGTTGTGGATTACTCAAGCAACAATTTTAGCTCTGTTATCCCAGTAGACATTGGTCATTACATGTCTAATACACTTTATCTTTCTCTTGCAAACAATAGTTTTCATGGCAGCATCCCTCATTCCTTGTGCAGTGCTTCAAAGCTTCAAGTTCTTGACCTTTCTCATAACAAAATATCTGGCAAAGTTCCCCATTGTTTAATGAACTTAGGTGAGACCCTTGGGGTATTGAATCTTGGGAACAATGAATTAACAGGCCATATCCCTGACACATTTCCAAGTTCATGTGCTCTACATACTGTTGTTCTCAATGAAAATCGATTAGCCGGGCCACTTCCCAAGTCCCTTGCACATTGCACTGCCTTAGAGGTATTAGATGTTGGAAGAAATCAAATTGTTGGTGCCTTTCCTTGCTTTCTGAGTCACATATCCAAGCTTCTTGTCCTGGTTTTGCGGAACAATAAATTCCATGGTCCAATGGGATGTCCTAAAGACAATGGTCTCTGGAACATGATTCAGATTGTTGATGCAGCTTTTAACAACTTTAGTGGTGAACTGCCTGTCAAATGGTTCAGAGGATGGAAGAAGATGATATCCAATGATGATGGAGCAAACTCTGAGCTAAGCAATATCCAATTTGGTCGTGATAACAGTGACCCAATATATTATCAAGATTCAGTAACGGTCATAAGCAAAGGTCAAGAAATGGAGTTGGTTAAAATCCTAACAATCTTCACTTCGATTGATTTCTCATACAATCAATTTGAAGGACCAATACCAATAGAACTAATGAAGTTCAAAGCACTATTTTTGCTGAACCTGTCACACAATGCTTTTTCAGGTCAAATTCCATCTTCTATAGAGAATTTGAATCAGCTTGAATCATTAGACCTGTCAATGAACTCATTGGAAGGAGAAATTCCCACAGAGCTTGCCAATTTGAACTTCCTATCCTATCTGAACCTCTCCTTTAATCATCTCACAGGTAAGATCCCAACAGGTACTCTGCTTCAGTCATTTGAAGCAAGTTCATTTGAAGGAAATAATGGGTTGTATGGACCCCCACTAACCAAAAGTCCAAATCATGGAATGCATGCACTGCCACCACCTGAAATGCCACCATGTGGAAGCCTAGCTTGTGAAGTTCATTGGAATCTTGTGAGCGCAGAAATGGGATTGGTTTTTGGGCTTGGAATTATCTTTGGACCCCTCTTGTTTTGGAAGAAATGGAGGGTGCACTATTGTCAATTTCTGGACAAAATTCTTTGTCAGATATTTCCTCAACTAACTCATAACTTTGAAAGGCGTGGAGGCCAAAATTACAAGGTTCTGGTATGGAGGAGGTGTTAGTCATTCTTTAGTATCTAAAACTGTTGATGATGCCATTGATGCATGAAAAAAAATGTGTTGGATATGTAATAGTTTTACTTGTTTTCATTCTCAGATTTTGGATATGTATTGTGCTATTAAATTATCATGTGTGTGTGTCTTATGTTtctggttttggttttggttttggtttgtACTAAGggttaataattatatttctgtATTGTGCTATTAAATTATCTGTCACTCAATTATTACAATAGATGTTCAAGATCATAATTTTGAAACATAATCTTATAATGAAATTATTCTAGCTTTTAGATCTAACTTTTTGTGTCACATTTAAAAATCATAACCTAAAGATATCTATACTTATGATTT contains:
- the LOC112750701 gene encoding receptor-like protein 7 isoform X1, with translation MNIQPILLLLVISMVSCDDERSLLLQFKNSLTFDPDYSTKLKTWNPSIECCDWSGVTCNDEARVIALDLIEENIQGALDNSSSLFSLQHLQSLNLASNDFNSSIPSKFNKLQTLTYLNLSGAGFVGQVPTEISQLTRLVTLDLSFYGISLDSPLVVQDFGKLVQNLTNIRKLYLDGVSISGEGHEWYNALLLLPSLEELSMSDCGLMGTFPPEIFQITTLSYIDISVNQDLHGSFLDFPLNGSLHTIIVGHTKFSGTLPLSMGNMVNLSILYLYNCHFSGTLPISFSKLTELKEMDLSNNNFVGPISSSALFEGMQSLSSIDLSYNSISGTIPSSLFMIPSLQYVDLSNNQFSKLEEFIDVFTSKLEYLDLSCNNLSGSIPPPIFQLRGLASLNLSNNKLSGPIPPSIIQHSGLNELDLSSNKFSGAMQIDALVQLKNLNDLDLSFNKIDDVNFTDVALSTFPQLRSLNLASCNLKTFPGFLRYQSGLNELDLSYNQIQGTVPNWIWRLDSLGYLDVSHNFLTNFEGPLQNLTQNLDTIFLQFNQLQGPFPGFLHYAAVVDYSSNNFSSVIPVDIGHYMSNTLYLSLANNSFHGSIPHSLCSASKLQVLDLSHNKISGKVPHCLMNLGETLGVLNLGNNELTGHIPDTFPSSCALHTVVLNENRLAGPLPKSLAHCTALEVLDVGRNQIVGAFPCFLSHISKLLVLVLRNNKFHGPMGCPKDNGLWNMIQIVDAAFNNFSGELPVKWFRGWKKMISNDDGANSELSNIQFGRDNSDPIYYQDSVTVISKGQEMELVKILTIFTSIDFSYNQFEGPIPIELMKFKALFLLNLSHNAFSGQIPSSIENLNQLESLDLSMNSLEGEIPTELANLNFLSYLNLSFNHLTGKIPTGTLLQSFEASSFEGNNGLYGPPLTKSPNHGMHALPPPEMPPCGSLACEVHWNLVSAEMGLVFGLGIIFGPLLFWKKWRVHYCQFLDKILCQIFPQLTHNFERRGGQNYKVLVWRRC
- the LOC112750701 gene encoding receptor-like protein 7 isoform X2; the protein is MSDCGLMGTFPPEIFQITTLSYIDISVNQDLHGSFLDFPLNGSLHTIIVGHTKFSGTLPLSMGNMVNLSILYLYNCHFSGTLPISFSKLTELKEMDLSNNNFVGPISSSALFEGMQSLSSIDLSYNSISGTIPSSLFMIPSLQYVDLSNNQFSKLEEFIDVFTSKLEYLDLSCNNLSGSIPPPIFQLRGLASLNLSNNKLSGPIPPSIIQHSGLNELDLSSNKFSGAMQIDALVQLKNLNDLDLSFNKIDDVNFTDVALSTFPQLRSLNLASCNLKTFPGFLRYQSGLNELDLSYNQIQGTVPNWIWRLDSLGYLDVSHNFLTNFEGPLQNLTQNLDTIFLQFNQLQGPFPGFLHYAAVVDYSSNNFSSVIPVDIGHYMSNTLYLSLANNSFHGSIPHSLCSASKLQVLDLSHNKISGKVPHCLMNLGETLGVLNLGNNELTGHIPDTFPSSCALHTVVLNENRLAGPLPKSLAHCTALEVLDVGRNQIVGAFPCFLSHISKLLVLVLRNNKFHGPMGCPKDNGLWNMIQIVDAAFNNFSGELPVKWFRGWKKMISNDDGANSELSNIQFGRDNSDPIYYQDSVTVISKGQEMELVKILTIFTSIDFSYNQFEGPIPIELMKFKALFLLNLSHNAFSGQIPSSIENLNQLESLDLSMNSLEGEIPTELANLNFLSYLNLSFNHLTGKIPTGTLLQSFEASSFEGNNGLYGPPLTKSPNHGMHALPPPEMPPCGSLACEVHWNLVSAEMGLVFGLGIIFGPLLFWKKWRVHYCQFLDKILCQIFPQLTHNFERRGGQNYKVLVWRRC